One Paraburkholderia caffeinilytica DNA segment encodes these proteins:
- a CDS encoding type II toxin-antitoxin system HipA family toxin yields MGRQTHSRALSVWANGERVGVWRLPTRGPMEFAYDSAWVASPTGRPLSLSLPFAPGNEAHKGPRVLNYFDNLLPDSEAIRKRIAQRYQTDTLDAFDLLQAIGRDCVGAVQLLAVDDAPAGVERIEGTPLSDSEIETMLARTVGTPALGASDEADDFRISLAGAQEKTALLWHDGKWQRPHGATPTTHIFKLPLGLVGNKLADLSTSVENEWLCLRILRAYGLPVANAEIVTFGKQRVLSVERFDRQLHSSGQWLLRLPQEDFCQVYGVPSHRKYENEGGPGVLDLARILQQSVSAQQDIETLLASQVLFWMLAAPDGHAKNFSIRLLAGGQYRLTPLYDVMSIWPVEGNGPNQWSWFKARLAMAMWSRSKHDAFRDVQRRHFNTMAPRCSYGANAEPLIQRLIEQTPEVIARVSAELPERFPSKVAERIFKGLKNSAVKLDKMPPA; encoded by the coding sequence ATGGGCCGCCAAACGCATTCGCGGGCGCTTTCGGTGTGGGCCAACGGCGAGCGCGTCGGCGTCTGGCGCCTGCCCACCCGCGGCCCCATGGAGTTCGCTTACGACTCCGCGTGGGTCGCCTCGCCGACGGGCCGGCCGCTTTCGCTCTCGCTGCCGTTCGCGCCAGGCAACGAGGCGCATAAAGGGCCACGGGTGCTCAACTACTTCGACAATCTGCTACCCGACAGCGAGGCGATCAGAAAGCGCATCGCCCAGCGCTACCAGACCGATACGCTCGACGCATTCGACCTGCTGCAAGCCATCGGCCGCGATTGCGTGGGCGCGGTCCAGTTGCTGGCCGTCGACGACGCGCCGGCCGGCGTCGAACGGATCGAGGGCACGCCGCTCTCCGACAGTGAGATCGAGACCATGCTGGCGCGCACCGTCGGCACCCCCGCCCTCGGCGCATCCGACGAAGCAGACGATTTCCGCATCTCGCTCGCCGGCGCGCAGGAGAAAACCGCCCTGCTGTGGCACGACGGCAAGTGGCAACGCCCGCACGGCGCCACGCCCACCACGCACATTTTCAAGCTGCCGCTCGGGCTGGTCGGCAACAAGCTCGCCGACCTCAGCACCTCGGTCGAAAACGAATGGCTGTGTCTGCGGATTCTGCGCGCCTATGGCCTGCCGGTGGCCAACGCCGAGATCGTGACGTTCGGCAAGCAGCGGGTGCTGAGCGTCGAACGCTTTGACCGGCAACTGCATTCGAGCGGGCAATGGCTGCTGCGCCTGCCGCAGGAAGACTTCTGCCAGGTGTACGGCGTGCCCTCGCATCGCAAGTACGAAAACGAAGGCGGTCCGGGCGTGCTGGATCTCGCGCGGATTCTCCAGCAATCGGTGTCGGCGCAACAGGACATCGAGACGCTGCTGGCAAGCCAGGTCCTGTTCTGGATGCTGGCGGCGCCCGACGGCCACGCCAAGAACTTCAGCATCCGCTTGCTGGCGGGTGGCCAGTACCGCCTGACGCCGCTTTACGACGTGATGTCGATCTGGCCGGTGGAAGGCAACGGCCCGAACCAGTGGTCATGGTTCAAGGCCAGGCTCGCCATGGCGATGTGGTCGCGCAGCAAGCACGACGCCTTCCGCGACGTGCAGCGGCGTCACTTCAACACCATGGCGCCGAGGTGCTCATATGGCGCGAACGCCGAGCCGTTGATCCAGCGGCTGATCGAACAGACGCCGGAGGTCATCGCGCGGGTCTCGGCCGAATTGCCCGAGCGCTTTCCGAGCAAGGTCGCCGAGCGGATTTTCAAAGGTCTGAAAAACTCGGCGGTCAAACTCGACAAGATGCCGCCGGCATGA